The Microbacterium natoriense genomic interval CTCTGCCCGGGGCGGTGCTCGAGGTGATCGGCTGGGACGAGTGCTTCCTGGGCGTCTCCTCCGACGCCCCGGAATCCGTCGCCGGTTCGGCCCAGACCGCGGTGCTCGACGCGACAGGACTGCATTGCTCTGTCGGCATCGGCGACAACAAGGTGCGAGCCAAGATCGCGACGGAGTTCGGCAAGCCTCGAGGAATGTTCCGGCTGACGGCTGCGAACTGGTTCGAGGTGATGGGGGAGAAGCCGACGAGAGATCTCTGGGGCGTCGGTCCGAAGGTGAGCAAGCGTCTCGCAGACCACGGCGTGAAGACCATTCGCGAACTCGCCGACGCCGATGAGCAGGAGCTCATCGGCGAGTTCGGCCCGCGTATGGGGGTCTGGTATCGGGAGCTCGGCTCGGGGATCGGGCCGAGAGTCGTCGATCCGACGCCCTGGGTGGCTCGCAGTCACAGCCGGGAGACGACGTATCAGCAGAACCTGACGACGGCCGAGGAGGTCGAGGCGGCGATCCGCACCCTCGCGGGCAGTTCGTTCGACGACTGCGCAGCGGAGGGTCGACCGGTCGTCCGCGTGCATCTCAAGGTGCGCTACGCGCCGTTCGAGACGAAGACGTTCGGCCGCAAACTGCCTGCGCCGACCGAGAGCCGCGACGAGTTCATCGAGGCGGCCCTCGCCCTCGGCCGCACGCTCGACGGGGAGCGGGAGGTCAGGCTGCTCGGCGTCCGCGCGGAGATGACGATGCCCGACGAGGGGGATGCCTCCGAGCGCACTCCGGTGCGCGGCCGGATCTGAGGCCTGTCGCAAAGCGCCGAACCGGTGACCTTGTCTTTACGAGTCACACGGTCGGTGCGCGTGCGTGTTCAGCCGCGGATGACCGCAGCGACGGCGCTCACCTCGATGATCGCGCCGGGAAGTCCGAGGCCGGCCACGATCGCCGCAGTCACGAGCGGAGGCGCCCCGTCTCGCGCGAGTTTCGAGGCGACAGCGCCGTAGGCGGCCCGCAGGTCGGCGTCCTGATGGATGAAGACGGTCCAGCTGACGACGTCTTCGAGCCCGGCACCTGCGGCTTCTAGCGCCACGCGGGCGTTCTCGACGGCGCGGAGCGATTGCTCGCCGGCATCCGCCGAGACGACCGCACCGGTCTCATCGACGCCGTTCTGACCGCCGACGTAGATCGTCGTGGCACCCGGCGGAACGACGGCGACGTGACTGAACGCAGGACTGACGACGAGTCCTGCGGGCTGCATGAGTGTGATGTCCATGTCGTCAGTATGCGCGCGACCTCGGACGCCGGGCATGACGAAGGGCGAGGACCGCCGCCCCCGCCCTTCGTCACGAATGGTTCAGAACTTCAGCAGCACCTTGCCGACGCGGCCCGGAGTGCGGCTCGCGCGCATGGCGTCTGCCGCATCCGCCGCGTCGAACACCCCGGCGACGGGGAGCGTGAGCGTCCCGTCGCTCACCCGCTGGATGAGCTCGCCGAACAGGGCGCCGCGCGTCGCGGCATCCGTCGTCTGGATGACCTTGCTTCCCCAGAAGCCCTTGACGGTCGCCTGCTTGAAGATGACGTCGCCCGATGCGATCTCCATGATCGGAGAGTTCATCGCGCCGAACGCGACGAGGGTGCCGTTCTCGGCGAGCAGTGACAGCACCTGGCCCGATGCGGCACCGCCGACGGAGTCGACACCGGCGACGATCGGCGCGCCGCCGGTGATCTTCGCCGCCTGCTCGGCCCAGTCCGACTGGTCGGTCGCGACGACGTTCTCGATGCCCTGAGCGCGCAGCTCCTCGACGCCGGCAGAACGGCGCACGAGACCGAGCACGTTCACGCCGCGCGCGGCGCCGAGCTGCGCCAGCATCCGGCCGACCGCGCCGTTGGCGGCGTTCTGGACGATCCAGTCGCCGGGCTTCACCTCGAGGAACTCCAGCAGACTGATCGTGCTGAAGGGCATCGACACCAGCTGGGAGGCGACCTCGTCAGACAGCGACGCCGGTACCGGGATGAGTCCGGCGGCATTCGCGACGATGTACTCGGCCCAGGCGCCGAAGGTTCCG includes:
- a CDS encoding DNA polymerase IV — protein: MADWVLHVDMDQFIAAVEVLRRPELAGVPVIVGGRGDPTERAVVSTASYEARAFGIGSGMPLKIAARKAPEHAVFLPVDHQAYEAASHEVMATLRALPGAVLEVIGWDECFLGVSSDAPESVAGSAQTAVLDATGLHCSVGIGDNKVRAKIATEFGKPRGMFRLTAANWFEVMGEKPTRDLWGVGPKVSKRLADHGVKTIRELADADEQELIGEFGPRMGVWYRELGSGIGPRVVDPTPWVARSHSRETTYQQNLTTAEEVEAAIRTLAGSSFDDCAAEGRPVVRVHLKVRYAPFETKTFGRKLPAPTESRDEFIEAALALGRTLDGEREVRLLGVRAEMTMPDEGDASERTPVRGRI
- a CDS encoding RidA family protein, with the protein product MDITLMQPAGLVVSPAFSHVAVVPPGATTIYVGGQNGVDETGAVVSADAGEQSLRAVENARVALEAAGAGLEDVVSWTVFIHQDADLRAAYGAVASKLARDGAPPLVTAAIVAGLGLPGAIIEVSAVAAVIRG
- a CDS encoding zinc-binding dehydrogenase — protein: MRALIHHTFGEPEDVLTVEERPLPEPGPGQVRLRIVLSPIHNHDIWTIRGTYGFKPELPAASGTEALGIVDALGEGVDGLAIGQRVATGGTFGAWAEYIVANAAGLIPVPASLSDEVASQLVSMPFSTISLLEFLEVKPGDWIVQNAANGAVGRMLAQLGAARGVNVLGLVRRSAGVEELRAQGIENVVATDQSDWAEQAAKITGGAPIVAGVDSVGGAASGQVLSLLAENGTLVAFGAMNSPIMEIASGDVIFKQATVKGFWGSKVIQTTDAATRGALFGELIQRVSDGTLTLPVAGVFDAADAADAMRASRTPGRVGKVLLKF